A region of Salinibacter sp. 10B DNA encodes the following proteins:
- a CDS encoding nucleotide sugar dehydrogenase: MDLETASSPLSSNGSTSAARADQSAAARQLAQRLDAAQATIGVVGLGYVGLPLAVEYAEQAFDTVGIDLDEGRVQQLNAGANYIEDLDDDTIRQLVEEGRLRGTANFAGSDEIDVFYICVPTPVTETNEPDTSYIESAARSIAEHLRPGQLIVLKSTTYPDTTEGVVQPILEEAAREKGLELGEDYFLAHSPERIDPGNDEYTTANTPVVAGGATETCTHLTKKALEQIVAEVHAVSNPKVAEMEKLLENIFRSVNIALVNELAQLCDRIGDVSMWEVIQAAATKPFGFMPFYPGPGLGGHCIPIDPHYLSWLARKHDFETSFITLSARINEGMPFYVVESVVEAIARQPVQLSEASVLVLGVAFKRNVDDTRHSPAGTIIKLLREKDIDNIHYHDPHVDSFSVPTSENGTLDIPAVEELTPEVLQQYDATVIVTDHDAFDPHQVAEHATSIVDTRNALEGITDPALREKIHLLGGGEE; the protein is encoded by the coding sequence ATGGATCTCGAGACCGCTTCTTCTCCTCTTTCGTCGAACGGATCCACGTCGGCGGCGCGCGCGGACCAATCGGCAGCGGCTCGACAGCTTGCTCAGCGTCTCGACGCAGCACAGGCCACCATCGGGGTCGTTGGACTGGGATACGTAGGTCTTCCCCTGGCCGTTGAGTACGCCGAACAGGCCTTTGATACGGTGGGCATTGATCTCGATGAGGGGCGCGTCCAGCAGTTGAATGCGGGGGCGAATTATATCGAAGATCTCGACGATGACACCATTCGTCAACTTGTGGAAGAGGGCCGTCTACGGGGGACGGCGAACTTCGCCGGCAGTGATGAGATCGACGTGTTCTATATCTGCGTCCCGACCCCGGTGACGGAGACGAACGAACCCGACACGTCGTATATCGAGTCGGCAGCCCGGTCAATTGCGGAGCACCTTCGTCCGGGACAGCTCATCGTGCTTAAGAGTACCACCTATCCGGATACGACGGAGGGAGTGGTGCAGCCCATCTTGGAAGAGGCGGCTCGGGAGAAGGGATTGGAGCTCGGGGAAGACTATTTCCTCGCCCACAGTCCCGAGCGCATCGATCCGGGCAACGACGAATACACGACGGCCAATACGCCGGTCGTGGCGGGTGGGGCGACCGAGACGTGTACGCACCTTACCAAAAAGGCACTGGAGCAGATCGTGGCGGAGGTCCACGCGGTCTCCAACCCAAAGGTGGCCGAGATGGAAAAGCTACTGGAAAACATCTTCCGCTCGGTCAACATCGCCCTTGTCAACGAGCTCGCCCAGCTGTGCGACCGTATTGGCGACGTGTCGATGTGGGAAGTCATCCAGGCGGCCGCTACCAAGCCGTTCGGCTTTATGCCGTTTTATCCCGGGCCGGGGCTCGGCGGACACTGCATCCCGATTGACCCGCACTACCTGTCATGGCTGGCGCGGAAGCACGACTTCGAAACGAGCTTTATCACGCTGTCGGCGCGCATTAACGAGGGCATGCCGTTCTACGTCGTCGAGTCGGTGGTCGAGGCCATCGCCCGGCAACCGGTTCAGCTCAGCGAGGCCAGCGTGCTCGTGCTTGGGGTGGCCTTTAAGCGCAATGTTGATGATACCCGCCATTCGCCAGCGGGGACGATCATCAAGCTTCTCCGGGAAAAGGATATTGACAACATCCACTACCACGACCCCCACGTCGATTCGTTTTCGGTCCCGACATCTGAGAACGGCACCCTTGATATCCCCGCGGTGGAGGAGTTGACCCCAGAGGTGTTGCAACAGTACGATGCGACGGTGATCGTCACCGACCACGACGCGTTCGATCCCCACCAGGTTGCAGAACACGCGACCTCCATCGTCGATACTCGCAATGCGCTGGAGGGGATCACGGACCCGGCCCTTCGGGAAAAGATACATCTTCTCGGAGGAGGGGAAGAGTAG
- a CDS encoding NAD-dependent epimerase/dehydratase family protein, with the protein MLLPFKEWSSEVNPFGLTGIDKFIYGSSSSVYGKNDKVPFAEDDPVREPISPYAATKRSGELLAHTFHHLYDMTIHCLRFFTVYGPRQRPDLAIHKFARQLLTDQPITMYGDGTSSRDYTYVADIVDGIVRSLRRAKSLDEPEYEIINLGGSKTTQLKDLISGIAEAMDIEPEIEQLPTQPGDVKRTFADISKARDLLGYEPDTPIEEGLQKFADWVKDYYADRPVLEV; encoded by the coding sequence TTGCTTCTACCATTTAAGGAATGGAGCTCCGAAGTAAATCCATTCGGGCTGACCGGGATCGACAAGTTCATTTACGGCTCCTCCTCGTCCGTCTACGGTAAAAACGACAAGGTCCCCTTCGCGGAGGACGATCCAGTGCGCGAGCCCATTTCGCCGTACGCTGCGACCAAGCGGTCCGGCGAACTCCTGGCGCACACGTTTCACCACCTCTACGACATGACCATCCACTGTCTCCGCTTCTTTACAGTCTATGGCCCCCGCCAGCGCCCGGATCTGGCCATTCACAAATTCGCCCGGCAGCTCCTCACCGATCAGCCGATCACCATGTACGGCGACGGCACGTCCAGCCGCGATTACACCTACGTGGCAGACATTGTCGACGGCATCGTGCGCAGTCTACGCCGTGCCAAGTCTCTGGACGAGCCGGAGTACGAAATCATCAACCTCGGTGGCTCAAAGACTACGCAGCTCAAAGATCTCATTTCCGGCATCGCTGAGGCCATGGACATTGAGCCGGAGATTGAACAGCTGCCGACGCAGCCGGGGGACGTGAAGCGGACGTTTGCCGACATTTCGAAGGCCCGCGACCTCCTCGGCTACGAGCCGGATACGCCGATTGAGGAGGGCCTACAGAAATTTGCCGACTGGGTGAAGGACTACTATGCCGACCGGCCGGTGCTAGAGGTGTAG
- a CDS encoding glycosyltransferase, translated as MTVAFLADRSDVHTVRWINGLSDRGYDISLVTMHPGGDPIRSDVSVQVLPFRAPHGYFLNVPFLRRILSSIDPDLLHVHFASGYGTLSRLGGTRPLLLSVWGSDVYEFPYRSFVHRHLLVSNLDAADHLCSTSRDMARQTRSLDGSNRSISITPFGVDTSMFSPDGNDRRSILEENDMEEIVIGTVKKLEHKYGVDILIRAFANLRSNLATEHPDVAKALRLLIVGGGALREELETLAREKGVGAVTTFVGAVPHAKVPTYLRTLDVYVAASRAESFGVAVIEASSCQCPTVVSNVGGLPEVVEDGETGIVVGRGDVESTIKALRKLVLDPTARQKMGVAGRSYVKKFYSWSSCLDRMEEVYAYVAEDDES; from the coding sequence ATGACCGTCGCCTTCCTTGCTGACCGCTCTGATGTCCACACTGTTCGGTGGATCAACGGTCTTAGTGACCGTGGGTATGACATATCGCTTGTCACGATGCATCCCGGCGGCGATCCGATTAGATCGGATGTGTCTGTTCAGGTGCTTCCTTTTAGAGCACCTCACGGATATTTTCTCAATGTGCCGTTCCTACGCAGGATTCTGTCTTCTATCGACCCTGATCTTCTGCACGTTCATTTTGCTAGTGGGTATGGGACTCTGTCTCGTCTAGGAGGAACGCGTCCGCTGCTCCTATCTGTGTGGGGAAGTGATGTCTATGAGTTTCCGTACCGATCGTTCGTGCATCGCCATCTTCTTGTAAGTAATCTGGATGCAGCCGACCACCTGTGCTCTACAAGCCGCGATATGGCGCGGCAAACACGTTCATTAGACGGCTCGAACCGGTCAATAAGCATCACGCCTTTCGGCGTTGATACGAGTATGTTTTCTCCAGACGGAAATGATCGACGGAGCATCTTAGAGGAGAATGATATGGAGGAGATTGTTATCGGAACTGTAAAAAAGCTGGAGCACAAATATGGGGTCGACATTCTCATTCGTGCTTTCGCTAATTTGCGCAGTAATCTTGCTACCGAGCATCCCGACGTAGCCAAAGCGTTACGATTACTAATCGTTGGGGGAGGGGCTCTGCGCGAAGAGCTGGAGACGCTGGCACGCGAGAAAGGAGTTGGCGCAGTTACGACTTTTGTAGGAGCTGTGCCTCACGCGAAGGTTCCTACCTACCTGCGAACCCTTGACGTGTATGTAGCAGCGAGCCGAGCTGAGAGTTTCGGCGTTGCGGTTATCGAGGCTTCATCCTGCCAGTGTCCAACTGTCGTCTCGAACGTTGGGGGTTTGCCGGAGGTTGTGGAAGATGGGGAAACAGGTATCGTCGTAGGACGCGGGGACGTGGAGTCGACGATAAAAGCTCTCAGAAAACTTGTACTCGATCCGACAGCGCGTCAGAAGATGGGGGTAGCCGGTCGGAGTTATGTCAAAAAGTTCTACAGCTGGTCATCGTGCCTTGATCGAATGGAAGAAGTGTATGCGTACGTCGCCGAGGACGATGAATCTTAA
- a CDS encoding GDP-mannose 4,6-dehydratase, with translation MRYLLTGGAGFIGSHLTDRLIDAGHHVHAYDNLSTGRLANVEQWADHDRFTLTVGNVLDDNTLEQCVEECDRIVHLAAAVGVKRIMETPVETIQTNVGGTENVLELARHHDKKTLIASTSEIYGKAMQKDDSLNALSEDDDWTLGATNKRRWAYACSKAMDEFLAKAYYDEYDLPVICVRFFNTVGPRQSSRYGMVIPNFVQRALADEPIQVHGDGTQSRCFTHVHDAVRAVLGLLETPEAEGEIFNVGQQSEISIKELAHRVRNLSGSSSEITYTPYEEVYGPGFEDMKRRTPDISKLQSTIDFEPEFSLEDILLDVIEDVTSRSEETEEKIDLKRFESSSS, from the coding sequence ATGCGTTACCTTCTCACCGGCGGCGCCGGCTTTATTGGCAGTCATCTGACGGATCGCCTCATCGACGCCGGTCATCACGTACATGCGTATGATAACCTTTCCACGGGCCGCCTGGCCAATGTCGAGCAGTGGGCCGACCACGATCGGTTTACGCTCACGGTGGGCAATGTGCTCGACGATAATACCCTCGAGCAGTGCGTGGAAGAATGTGATCGGATCGTGCATCTGGCGGCCGCCGTGGGCGTGAAGCGCATCATGGAGACCCCCGTGGAAACGATCCAGACCAATGTTGGCGGGACGGAGAACGTCTTGGAACTAGCCCGGCATCATGACAAGAAGACGCTGATTGCCTCCACCTCGGAGATCTACGGCAAGGCGATGCAGAAGGATGATTCGCTGAACGCCTTGAGTGAGGACGACGATTGGACGCTGGGGGCCACGAACAAGCGGCGGTGGGCCTATGCCTGCTCGAAGGCCATGGATGAGTTTTTGGCAAAGGCCTACTACGACGAATATGATTTGCCCGTTATCTGCGTTCGCTTTTTTAACACCGTCGGCCCGCGGCAGAGCAGCCGGTATGGGATGGTGATCCCGAATTTTGTGCAGCGCGCCCTGGCGGACGAGCCCATTCAGGTGCACGGCGATGGTACACAGAGCCGCTGCTTCACGCACGTGCATGATGCAGTTCGTGCCGTGTTGGGGTTACTTGAAACGCCCGAGGCGGAAGGGGAGATCTTTAATGTGGGACAGCAGAGCGAAATCTCGATTAAAGAACTCGCCCATCGCGTACGCAATTTGTCCGGCTCGTCCTCCGAGATTACGTATACACCGTATGAGGAGGTGTACGGACCCGGATTCGAGGATATGAAACGGCGAACGCCGGATATCTCCAAGCTTCAGTCCACAATTGATTTTGAGCCTGAATTCTCGCTGGAAGACATTTTGCTTGACGTAATCGAGGACGTGACGTCTCGGTCGGAGGAGACTGAGGAGAAAATTGATTTGAAGCGGTTTGAGTCGTCCTCGTCGTGA
- a CDS encoding glycosyltransferase, which translates to MNVPRPTSKYSAVPRVSVIIPAYNMAEFVGQAITSVLDVVYNNVELIVIDDGSTDATERVVRQFAEPEGNRYDKRVRYLSQPNQGKPAAVNRGIEAMSGEYLALLDADDQLPPNSLTRRMEALRENPGTDMAIGGFEVIGEVSTVTLGERPCPRSLSPNRLKRAFCLSYRTPFHLNACLLHRSLVERVGPFDPELKRCQDIDYSIRCLKETQGIICVDESVYLYRKHRDSTRDRIGVRLSTIRHRRFVVLKNFSSPQKYIYIFVVLILGLSKLIYEIFCSYKS; encoded by the coding sequence ATGAATGTACCGCGGCCCACTTCGAAATATTCAGCTGTGCCGAGGGTCAGTGTCATCATTCCAGCCTACAATATGGCGGAGTTTGTTGGACAAGCTATCACGTCCGTACTCGATGTAGTTTACAATAATGTTGAATTGATTGTCATCGATGACGGATCTACAGACGCGACTGAACGAGTCGTACGCCAGTTTGCAGAACCTGAAGGTAATCGATATGACAAACGGGTGCGATATCTATCACAGCCGAATCAGGGAAAGCCGGCTGCGGTCAATCGAGGAATTGAGGCAATGTCAGGGGAATATCTTGCTCTCCTCGATGCGGATGATCAATTGCCTCCGAACAGTCTCACACGACGCATGGAGGCGTTGAGGGAAAATCCGGGGACCGACATGGCGATTGGTGGCTTTGAGGTCATCGGCGAAGTCAGCACTGTGACTCTAGGAGAGCGGCCCTGCCCCCGTTCGCTATCACCCAATCGTCTGAAGCGTGCATTTTGCTTGTCGTATAGAACTCCGTTTCATCTCAATGCCTGTCTTCTACACCGTTCTCTAGTCGAGCGTGTTGGCCCATTCGATCCTGAACTCAAACGATGTCAGGACATCGACTATTCTATTCGGTGCTTGAAAGAGACACAGGGAATTATCTGCGTCGATGAATCGGTATATTTATACCGTAAGCATAGAGACTCGACTCGAGATCGCATTGGGGTACGTTTATCTACAATAAGACATCGTCGTTTTGTTGTGTTGAAAAATTTCTCATCACCTCAAAAATATATTTATATTTTTGTAGTATTGATATTAGGGTTGTCAAAGTTAATATATGAAATTTTTTGCAGTTATAAGAGTTGA